The Actinosynnema mirum DSM 43827 genomic interval GGGCGCGGCGGTGGCGCGGGTGCACGCGGACCTGGAGCGCGCGCTGGGCGCCCAGGTCGCCGACGCCGACGACATCGAGCGCTCGGTGCGGGCCATGCACGCCAGGCTGGACCTGGTGCTGGGCTCGGTGCCGGAGCTGGAGCAGTACGCGCCCGCGCTGCGCGAGGCGTTCGACCAGGCGCGGGACACCCCCGGCGCGATCGCCATCCAGCACATCCACGGCGACCTGCACCTCGGTCAGGTGCTGCGGACCGTGCACGGCTGGCTGGTCATCGACTTCGAGGGCGAGCCCGGCGCGCCGCTGGCGGAGCGGACCGCGCTGCGCTCGCCGCTGCGGGACGTGGCGGGGATGCTGCGGTCGTTCGACTACGCGGCGCACCAGCTGCTGGTCGGGCAGCCCGAGGACGAGCAGCTGGCCAGGCGCGCCCTGGAGTGGTCGCGGCGCAACCGGGCCGCGTTCACCGAGGGCTACGCGGAGTCCTCGGCGGCGGCCGTGGGCGACCCGCGCGAGCGCGGTCCGCTGCTGCGGGCGTTCGAGCTCGACAAGGCGGTCTACGAGGTCGCCTACGAACATGCCAACCGACCGGAGTGGTTGACGGTTCCGCTGTCGTCGATCGCCCGGATCACCGGAGAAGGAGCGTGAGCGGGACGTGAGTGCGATCCAGCCCGAGGACGTCGACCGGCTGCTGGCGGGGTCGCACCACGACCCCCACTCGGTGCTGGGGGTGCACGGCGTCGGAGGCGGCGCGGTCGCCCGAGCGCTGCGGCCGGGTGCGAGCGCGGTGTCGGTGCTGGTCGGGGACAAGAGGTTCGAGCTGGACCGGGTCGCCGACGGGCTGTTCGCGGGCGAGCTGCCCGAGCACCCCGGCGGCGACTACCACCTGGAGGTGGACTACCGGGGGCACGTCGTCGAGGTGGACGACCCGTACCGGTGGCTGCCGACCGTGGGCGAGCTTGACCTGCACCTGATCGCCGAGGGCCGCCACGAGCGGCTGTGGGACGTGCTGGGCGCGCACCCGCGCAGCTACGACACCCCCGCGGGCGTGGTGCGGGGCGTGTCGTTCGCGGTGTGGGCGCCGACCGCGCGCGGCGTGCGGGTGTGCGGCGACTTCGACGGCTGGGACGGCCGCGCGAACCCGCTGCGCTCGCTGGGCAACACCGGCGTCTGGGAGGTGTTCGTCCCGAACCTGCCGGTGGGCTCGCGGTACAAGTTCCGCATCCTGGGCGCGGACGGGGCGTGGCACGAGAAGGCCGACCCGATGGCGTTCGCCACGGAGGTCCCGCCGCAGACCGCCTCGGTGGTGACCGAGTCGCTGTACGCCTGGGACGACGCCGAGTGGGAGGCCAGGCGCGACGCCACCCAGTGGGTGAACGCGCCGATGAGCGTCTACGAGGTGCACCTCGGGTCGTGGCGGCCGGAGAAGGACGGGCGCAAGCTCGGCTACCGGGAGCTGGCGCAGGAGCTGGCGGACTACGTGACCGAGGCGGGCTTCACGCACGTGGAGCTGCTGCCGATCGCCGAGCACCCGTTCGGCGGGTCGTGGGGCTACCAGGTCACCTCCTACTACGCGCCCACCTCGCGGTTCGGCTCGCCGGACGACTTCAAGCACTTCGTGGACGTGCTGCACCAGCGCGGCATCGGCGTGATCGTGGACTGGGTGCCCGCGCACTTCCCGAAGGACGCGTGGGCGCTGGCGAAGTTCGACGGCACCCCGCTGTACGAGCACGCCGACCCCCGGCGCGGCGAGCAGCCCGACTGGGGCACGCTCGTGTTCGACTTCGGGCGCAACGAGGTGCGCAACTTCCTGGTCGCGAACGCGCTGTACTGGATCGAGGAGTTCCACCTCGACGGGCTGCGGGTCGACGCGGTGGCCTCGATGCTGTACCTGGACTACTCGCGGCAGGACGGGCAGTGGCTGCCCAACGAGTTCGGCGGCCGGGAGAACCTGGACGCGGTGCGGTTCCTGCAGGAGCTGAACGCGACGGTGTACCGGCGGCACCCCGGCGTGGTGATGATCGCCGAGGAGTCCACGGCGTGGCCGGGCGTGTCGCGGCCGACGCACCTGGGCGGGCTGGGCTTCGGGTTCAAGTGGAACATGGGGTGGATGCACGACTCGCTCCACTACCTGTCGCGCGAGCCGATCCACCGCTCGTTCCACCACAACGAGATCACCTTCTCGATGGTGTACGCGTGGAGCGAGAACTTCGTGCTGCCGCTCTCGCACGACGAGGTGGTGCACGGCAAGGGCTCGCTGTGGCAGCGGATGCCCGGCGACGACTGGAACAAGGCGGCGGGGCTGCGCACCCTGCTGGCGTTCATGTGGGCGCACCCCGGCAAGCAGCTGCTGTTCATGGGCGGCGAGTTCGGGCAGCCCGCGGAGTGGTCCGAGTCGAAGTCGCTGGACTGGCACCTGCTGGAGCAGCCGCTGCACGCGGGCGTGCGCAGGCTGGTGGCGGACGCGAACCGGGTGTACCGGGCCTCGCCCGCGCTGTACAGCGCCGACTCCAGGCCCGAGGGCTTCTCGTGGATCGACGCGAACGACTCGGGCGGGAACGTGCTGAGCTTCCTGCGGATCGGCGAGGACGGGTCGCTGCTGGCGTGCGTGGCGAACTTCTCCGGGCAGCCGCACCACGACTACCGGGTCGGGCTGCCGGTGGGCGGCCGGTGGCGCGAGGTGCTGAACACGGACTCGGGGCACTACGGCGGTTCCGGGGTGGGCAACCTGGGCGGTGTGGAGGCCGACGGGGCGCCGTGGCACGGGCGGCCGACGTCGGCGGTGCTCCAGCTGCCGCCGAACGGGGTGCTGTGGCTGGCGCCGGAGGACGGGCCGGAGGAGCTCGCGGTCGAGGCGGCGGAGGCGGTGCTGGCGGACGGCGCCGAGGGCGCGGTGGTGCTGGAGGCGGTGCTGGACGAGCTGCCCGAGGTGGAGGTGGTCCCGCCCGCCGAGATCGTGCCCGCCGAGGTGGCGCCCGCTCCCGCAGGGCCGGTGCCCGCTGAGCCGGTGCCCGCGGGGCCGGTGGAGCCGGGCCCGGTGGAGCCCGCGCCCGCCGTGGCCCCGCCGGTGAAGGCCGGTGCGGAGCCCGCGGGCGACGCGCCCGCCGGGACCGCGAAGGCCTGAGGCCGGGCTGGTCGACCGGACGGCCGGGAGGTGACCGCCTCCCGGCCGTTCCGCGTCTCCGGGTCTTCCCGGTCCGCTCCCCCGGAGCGTCCGAACGGGGCACAATGGGCCCATGCTGCGCTCATCCGGTCGGCTGGCGGACGTGACCGTGCTGATCACCCTCGTGGCCGTGGTGAGCGGCTGCACCCAGCCCGTGCCGGGGCGGCCCGTCGCGGGCGAGGGGGTCACCAGGGGAACGGTCGACACCTCGTTCATCCGGGGCGCCGACGGCAGCCCGATCGACCAGCTCGCCGCCGCCGCGATCACCGACGTCGAGCAGTTCTGGAAGACCGCCTTCCCGGAGACCTTCGGCCAGGACTGGAAGGAGCTGTCCGGCGGGTACTACTCGGTGGACACCAGCAGCCAGTCCGCCAAGCCGCCGCCGTGCACCGAGAAGGCGCTGGACGTGGAGGGCAACGCGTTCTACTGCCCGAGCGCCGACGCGATCGCCTGGGACCGGGCCGCGCTGCTGCCGGTGCTCCAGGACAGCTTCGGCGACTCGGCCGTGGTGATCGTGCTCGCCCACGAGATGGGCCACGCCGTGCAGCGGCGGATGGGCATCACGCAGGAGCTGGAGCGCAGGCAGCCGGAGAAGTACCCGACGATCCTGACCGAGGCGATGGCCGACTGCTACGCGGGCAACTTCCTCAAGTGGGTCAACGACGGCGAGGCCGAGCACCTGTCGATCGGCGCCGAGTCGCTGGACTCGGCGCTCGGCGCGCTGATCACCTTCCGCGACCCGGTGGGCACCTCCGCAGGCGACCGCTCGGCGCACGGCAACGCGTTCGACCGGGTGTCCGCGTTCCAGGACGGCTACCAGCAGGGCACGAAGTTCTGCGCGGCCATGACCGTGGACAACCGGCCGTTCACCCAGCAGTCGTTCACCACCGCGGCCGACCAGAGCCGGGGCGGGAACCTGCCGTTCGCGGACATGCTCGACAGCGTCCTGCCCGACCTGAACGCCTACTACGAGGCCGCGGTGCGGCAGGCCGGTGGGCGGTGGGTCGCGCCGAAGATCACCACGGTGGAGCAGGAGCCGGACTGCGCCGGTGACCAGGGGCCGATCGCGTTCTGCCCGGCCGACGCGGCGGTCGAGATCGACGTGAACGAGGAGCTGCCGAAGCTGCACGCCCGGATCGGCGACTACGCCACCGGCACGCTGCTGGCCAGCCGGTACGGGCTGGCCGCGCTGGCCGCCACCGGCAAGCCGGTCCAGGGCGACGGGGCGGCGGCGAACGCGCTGTGCCTGGCCGGGGCGTACACCCGCGAGGTGTTCACCAGGCAGCAGGGCTTCGGCCTCTCCCCCGGCGACCTGGACGAGGCCGTGCAGGTGCTGCTGGCCCACGACTACGCGGGCCGCGACGCCGAGGGCGGGTCGGCGGTGGGACCGGGGTTCAAGCGGGTCGAGGTGTTCCGCACCGGGGTGCTCGAAGGGCTTTCGAAGTGCGGGATCGCCTGACGGGCTCAGACCAGGAGGTCGCGCAGGGCGGTCTTGAGGCGTTCTGCGGCGGTGTCGGCGCGCAGGGCGCGGGTGGACGCCAGCACGAAGCCCCTCGGCTCGTGCCGCCAGAGGTCGCCCGCTACCGGGAGCTCCTCGACGTGCAGCTCGAACAGCGGGCTCGCGAACCCCTCGGCCTCCAGCTCGGCGACGGCGCGCTGGACCGGCAGCACCTCGCGCGGGTGCGGCGCCCCAGCCCGCTCCAACGCCCGCTTCCGCTCGACGGTCCACCGGGCGGACGCGGCACGCAGCTCGTCGCCGCGGGTGTCGAGCCCGGCGGGCAGGCCGTCCCGCAGGCCGGGGCGGAACTCCGGGCGGCGGTGGCCCCGCGAGAGCAGCCCGGCCCACCAGTCCTCCCAGTCCGCGGCGATCCGACCGAGGTCGAGCTCCGCGACGGGCAGGACGCTCCCGACGGGCAGCGGTCGGTCCAGCGGCGGCACGTCGGGCGCGAGCGCGTGCTCCAGCCCGAGGGCGGCGCAGACGTGCAGGGCCAGCACGAACTCCGAGCCGCCGCCGTGGGAGACCAGCCAGCCGGGACGCCCCGCGTACCTCATGCCCGGACGCTATCCAGGACCTCACACCCCTGGGTGAATGATCACCCTGTTGGGCGTGAAGCTATCGGCGGCCCCGGCGGGGTCCGGCACGCGCTGTGTCGCAGGACACCGCGCTCCCGACTCCCGCCCG includes:
- the glgB gene encoding 1,4-alpha-glucan branching protein GlgB, which gives rise to MSAIQPEDVDRLLAGSHHDPHSVLGVHGVGGGAVARALRPGASAVSVLVGDKRFELDRVADGLFAGELPEHPGGDYHLEVDYRGHVVEVDDPYRWLPTVGELDLHLIAEGRHERLWDVLGAHPRSYDTPAGVVRGVSFAVWAPTARGVRVCGDFDGWDGRANPLRSLGNTGVWEVFVPNLPVGSRYKFRILGADGAWHEKADPMAFATEVPPQTASVVTESLYAWDDAEWEARRDATQWVNAPMSVYEVHLGSWRPEKDGRKLGYRELAQELADYVTEAGFTHVELLPIAEHPFGGSWGYQVTSYYAPTSRFGSPDDFKHFVDVLHQRGIGVIVDWVPAHFPKDAWALAKFDGTPLYEHADPRRGEQPDWGTLVFDFGRNEVRNFLVANALYWIEEFHLDGLRVDAVASMLYLDYSRQDGQWLPNEFGGRENLDAVRFLQELNATVYRRHPGVVMIAEESTAWPGVSRPTHLGGLGFGFKWNMGWMHDSLHYLSREPIHRSFHHNEITFSMVYAWSENFVLPLSHDEVVHGKGSLWQRMPGDDWNKAAGLRTLLAFMWAHPGKQLLFMGGEFGQPAEWSESKSLDWHLLEQPLHAGVRRLVADANRVYRASPALYSADSRPEGFSWIDANDSGGNVLSFLRIGEDGSLLACVANFSGQPHHDYRVGLPVGGRWREVLNTDSGHYGGSGVGNLGGVEADGAPWHGRPTSAVLQLPPNGVLWLAPEDGPEELAVEAAEAVLADGAEGAVVLEAVLDELPEVEVVPPAEIVPAEVAPAPAGPVPAEPVPAGPVEPGPVEPAPAVAPPVKAGAEPAGDAPAGTAKA
- a CDS encoding neutral zinc metallopeptidase, which translates into the protein MLRSSGRLADVTVLITLVAVVSGCTQPVPGRPVAGEGVTRGTVDTSFIRGADGSPIDQLAAAAITDVEQFWKTAFPETFGQDWKELSGGYYSVDTSSQSAKPPPCTEKALDVEGNAFYCPSADAIAWDRAALLPVLQDSFGDSAVVIVLAHEMGHAVQRRMGITQELERRQPEKYPTILTEAMADCYAGNFLKWVNDGEAEHLSIGAESLDSALGALITFRDPVGTSAGDRSAHGNAFDRVSAFQDGYQQGTKFCAAMTVDNRPFTQQSFTTAADQSRGGNLPFADMLDSVLPDLNAYYEAAVRQAGGRWVAPKITTVEQEPDCAGDQGPIAFCPADAAVEIDVNEELPKLHARIGDYATGTLLASRYGLAALAATGKPVQGDGAAANALCLAGAYTREVFTRQQGFGLSPGDLDEAVQVLLAHDYAGRDAEGGSAVGPGFKRVEVFRTGVLEGLSKCGIA